A DNA window from Bradyrhizobium barranii subsp. barranii contains the following coding sequences:
- a CDS encoding septal ring lytic transglycosylase RlpA family protein, giving the protein MSRIARAESARISLASSCRLLLAIVGAASLAACAQSPVGRQKADLGTNRQAAVQRPHRVAALHPRPISRVRVPDRDAKQTASHGVASFYSDTETASGERFDKNELTAAHPSLPFGTKLRVTDVSSGRFVTVRVNDRGPYVRGRVVDISPSAAEALGMVDKGITNVRLDVVR; this is encoded by the coding sequence ATGTCTCGCATTGCACGTGCCGAAAGTGCCCGAATTTCCCTCGCAAGCTCATGCCGGTTGCTGCTCGCCATCGTCGGTGCCGCATCGCTCGCCGCCTGCGCACAATCGCCGGTCGGCCGCCAGAAGGCCGATCTTGGCACCAATCGGCAGGCTGCGGTCCAGCGGCCCCATAGGGTAGCGGCCTTGCATCCGCGTCCGATCAGCCGGGTACGCGTCCCCGACCGTGACGCAAAGCAAACCGCTTCGCACGGCGTTGCCAGCTTCTATTCGGACACGGAGACCGCGAGCGGCGAGAGGTTCGACAAGAACGAATTGACCGCGGCGCATCCCAGCCTGCCGTTCGGCACGAAGCTGCGCGTCACCGACGTCTCCTCAGGCCGCTTCGTGACCGTCCGGGTCAACGACCGCGGGCCTTATGTTCGCGGACGCGTGGTCGATATCTCGCCGTCCGCGGCCGAGGCGCTCGGCATGGTCGACAAGGGCATCACCAATGTCCGGCTCGACGTGGTGCGATAG